A window from Methylocystis sp. MJC1 encodes these proteins:
- the rimO gene encoding 30S ribosomal protein S12 methylthiotransferase RimO gives MQENQKPAAAPRVSFVSLGCPKALVDSERIVTRLRAEGYELARHHAGADVVVVNTCGFLDSAKAESLEAIGAALAENGKVIVTGCMGAEPEAITERFPGVLAVTGPQQYESVVEAVHRAAAPAHDPFVDLVPEQGVKLTPRHYAYLKISEGCDNSCSFCIIPHLRGPLVSRPAADVLREAEKLARAGVKELLVISQDTSAYGRDLRYAESMFGDRAVRARFLDLAKELGELGIWVRLHYVYPYPHVDEAIGLMAEGKVLPYLDIPFQHAAPNVLKAMKRPANEEKTLARIKSWRAACPDLTLRSTFIVGFPGETEEDFETLLQWLDEAEIDRAGAFKYEPVAGAPANDLGLTPVPDEVKENRWKRFMEKQQAVSARLMKRKVGKRLQVIIDEAGGGPAGVLAKGRTKADAPEIDGTAFVAARRPLRPGDIVTMKVERADAYDVYGAAG, from the coding sequence ATGCAGGAAAACCAGAAACCGGCCGCCGCCCCGCGCGTTTCCTTCGTCTCGCTGGGCTGCCCCAAGGCGCTCGTCGACAGCGAGCGCATCGTCACCAGATTGCGCGCCGAGGGCTATGAGCTCGCGCGCCATCACGCCGGCGCCGATGTCGTCGTCGTCAACACCTGCGGCTTTCTCGATAGCGCCAAGGCCGAGTCGCTCGAGGCGATCGGTGCGGCGCTCGCCGAGAACGGCAAGGTCATCGTCACGGGCTGCATGGGCGCCGAGCCCGAGGCCATCACCGAGCGCTTTCCCGGCGTTCTCGCCGTCACCGGCCCGCAGCAATATGAGAGCGTCGTCGAGGCCGTGCACCGCGCCGCCGCGCCCGCGCATGATCCCTTCGTCGATCTCGTGCCCGAGCAAGGCGTGAAGCTCACGCCGCGCCATTACGCCTATCTGAAAATCTCCGAGGGCTGCGACAACAGCTGCTCCTTCTGCATCATTCCGCATCTGCGTGGGCCGCTCGTCTCGCGCCCGGCCGCCGATGTGCTGCGCGAGGCCGAGAAGCTCGCGCGCGCCGGCGTGAAGGAATTGCTGGTGATCTCGCAGGACACGAGCGCCTATGGGCGCGACCTGCGCTATGCGGAAAGCATGTTCGGCGACCGCGCCGTGCGCGCGCGTTTCCTCGATCTTGCCAAGGAGCTCGGCGAGCTCGGGATCTGGGTGCGGCTGCATTACGTCTACCCCTACCCCCATGTCGACGAGGCGATCGGCCTGATGGCGGAGGGAAAAGTCCTTCCCTATCTCGACATTCCCTTCCAGCACGCCGCGCCCAATGTTCTGAAGGCCATGAAGCGCCCCGCCAATGAAGAGAAGACGCTCGCGCGCATAAAAAGCTGGCGCGCCGCCTGCCCGGACCTCACGCTACGCTCGACCTTCATCGTCGGCTTCCCCGGCGAGACCGAGGAGGATTTCGAAACGCTGCTGCAGTGGCTGGACGAGGCCGAGATCGACCGCGCCGGCGCCTTCAAATATGAGCCCGTCGCCGGCGCCCCGGCGAATGACCTCGGCCTTACGCCCGTGCCGGACGAGGTGAAGGAAAACCGCTGGAAGCGCTTCATGGAGAAGCAGCAGGCGGTCTCCGCCCGGCTGATGAAGCGCAAGGTTGGCAAGCGCCTTCAGGTCATCATCGACGAGGCGGGCGGCGGCCCCGCGGGCGTGCTCGCCAAGGGCCGCACCAAGGCCGACGCGCCGGAGATCGACGGAACCGCCTTCGTCGCCGCCCGCCGCCCCCTGCGGCCGGGCGACATTGTGACGATGAAGGTCGAGCGCGCCGACGCTTACGATGTCTACGGCGCAGCCGGCTGA
- a CDS encoding beta-ketoacyl-ACP synthase III — translation MPNSIVLGTGSYAPERVLSNADLEKMVATNSEWIVSRTGIKERHIAADHEATSDLAAAAARKALDFAGVSAAEVDMIVVGTVTGDTPTPSCAAYVQELLGARNAFCFDVAAACAGSLYGLTIADQFIRTGMVKRALVIGAETLSRYVDWTNRETCVLFGDAAGAILLGATEEAGHGLLAATLRTDGSLTKILGIPGGGSRLPLSEEMLATKDSKIKMRGREVYRVATRLLPEVVAETLAKAGLSPDDVTHVIAHQANQRIIESALDNLGVPRDKCWINIDRFGNTSSASMPITLDEANRAGKLKKGDIIAMMAIGAGMTWGGAVLRW, via the coding sequence TTGCCGAATTCCATTGTTCTCGGGACTGGATCCTATGCGCCCGAGCGCGTCCTCTCCAACGCCGATCTGGAGAAGATGGTCGCCACCAACAGCGAGTGGATCGTCAGCCGCACGGGCATCAAGGAGCGGCATATCGCCGCCGACCATGAGGCGACCTCTGACCTCGCAGCGGCGGCCGCGCGCAAGGCGCTGGATTTTGCGGGCGTCAGCGCGGCTGAAGTGGATATGATCGTCGTCGGCACAGTCACCGGCGACACGCCGACGCCCTCTTGCGCCGCCTATGTGCAGGAGCTGCTCGGCGCGCGGAACGCCTTCTGTTTCGACGTCGCCGCCGCCTGCGCGGGCTCGCTCTATGGGCTCACCATCGCCGACCAATTTATCCGCACCGGCATGGTCAAGCGCGCGCTGGTCATCGGCGCCGAGACACTGAGCCGCTATGTGGACTGGACCAACCGCGAGACCTGCGTGCTCTTCGGCGACGCGGCGGGCGCGATCCTGCTCGGCGCGACGGAGGAGGCGGGCCACGGCCTGTTGGCGGCGACGCTCCGCACGGATGGCTCTTTGACGAAAATTCTCGGCATCCCCGGCGGCGGCAGCCGTCTTCCGCTGTCGGAAGAGATGCTCGCGACCAAAGACAGCAAGATCAAAATGCGCGGCCGCGAAGTCTATAGGGTCGCAACAAGGCTGCTGCCAGAGGTGGTGGCGGAGACCCTGGCCAAGGCCGGGCTTTCTCCGGATGACGTGACCCACGTCATCGCGCACCAAGCCAATCAGCGCATCATCGAGTCCGCGCTCGACAATCTCGGCGTGCCCCGCGACAAATGCTGGATCAACATCGACCGCTTCGGCAATACGTCGAGCGCCTCCATGCCGATCACGCTGGACGAGGCCAATCGCGCCGGCAAGCTGAAGAAGGGCGACATCATCGCCATGATGGCGATCGGCGCCGGCATGACCTGGGGCGGCGCCGTTCTGCGCTGGTGA
- the ftsY gene encoding signal recognition particle-docking protein FtsY, producing MSTDADGSKKRGMFARLFGRGGAEPTAEAPEAPVEEKAPEEAPKRSWWQRLTGGLSRTSQAISQGVADIFTKRKLDALKLEELEDVLLRADLGVGATSRIIEAVGKARYEKDIAPDEVRAILAREVEAVLTPVAQPLDIDETKKPFVFLVVGVNGSGKTTTIAKLAAKWRNEGKKVVLAAGDTFRAAAVDQLKIWGDRLGAEVVAGKEGADAAGLAFDAIKRARETGADILLMDTAGRLQNRAELMAELEKIVRVMKKADPETPHSVLLVLDATVGQNALQQVEIFGRIAGVTGLVMTKLDGTARGGILVAIAEAHGLPIHFIGVGEGQDDLEPFTARDFARAIAGLNEEDAPEAAPES from the coding sequence ATGAGCACGGACGCAGACGGGTCTAAAAAGCGGGGCATGTTCGCCCGCCTCTTCGGCAGGGGCGGCGCGGAGCCGACGGCGGAGGCGCCCGAGGCGCCGGTTGAGGAGAAGGCGCCCGAAGAAGCGCCGAAGCGCTCCTGGTGGCAGCGGCTCACCGGCGGCCTTTCCCGAACCTCGCAGGCGATCAGCCAGGGCGTCGCCGACATCTTCACCAAGCGCAAGCTCGACGCGCTGAAGCTCGAAGAGCTGGAAGATGTGCTGCTGCGCGCCGACCTTGGCGTCGGGGCCACGTCGCGCATCATCGAGGCTGTGGGCAAGGCCCGTTACGAGAAGGACATCGCGCCCGACGAGGTGCGCGCGATCCTCGCCCGTGAGGTCGAGGCGGTTCTCACGCCCGTCGCCCAGCCCCTGGACATCGACGAGACGAAGAAGCCTTTCGTTTTCCTGGTTGTGGGCGTCAACGGCTCGGGCAAGACGACGACCATCGCCAAGCTTGCCGCGAAATGGCGGAACGAGGGCAAGAAGGTGGTGCTCGCGGCGGGCGACACGTTCCGCGCCGCCGCCGTCGACCAGCTCAAGATCTGGGGCGATCGGCTTGGCGCCGAGGTCGTCGCGGGCAAGGAGGGGGCGGACGCCGCCGGCCTCGCGTTCGACGCCATCAAGCGCGCCCGCGAGACAGGCGCCGATATTCTCCTGATGGACACCGCGGGGCGCTTGCAGAACCGCGCCGAGCTGATGGCCGAGCTTGAAAAAATCGTCCGGGTCATGAAAAAAGCCGACCCGGAAACCCCACATTCGGTGCTGCTGGTGCTCGACGCCACCGTGGGCCAGAACGCGCTCCAGCAAGTCGAAATCTTTGGTCGCATCGCCGGGGTCACTGGCCTTGTGATGACAAAGCTCGACGGCACTGCCCGCGGCGGCATATTAGTGGCGATCGCCGAGGCCCATGGGCTGCCGATCCACTTCATCGGCGTCGGCGAAGGCCAGGACGACCTCGAGCCCTTTACCGCCCGCGATTTCGCCCGCGCGATCGCCGGCCTGAATGAGGAAGACGCGCCTGAGGCGGCGCCGGAAAGCTGA
- a CDS encoding septation protein A: MTQETTTAPGLEQPAAPKKKLDPRLKVALELGPLIIFFIVNSKFGIFYATGVLMVGVLVTLAVSWSVTRHLPAMPVVTAVLVLVFGGLTVFLQNETFIKLKVTILYSMFGATLIGALYFGKLLLPIVFDMAIHIDDAGWRKLTWRWGFFFFFLAGLNEVVRRVVTTDEWVNFKVFGILPLTLLFAIAQAPLILKHQIPEEEDTPESESHF, translated from the coding sequence ATGACGCAGGAAACGACGACCGCACCCGGCCTGGAACAGCCGGCGGCTCCAAAGAAGAAGCTTGACCCGAGATTGAAAGTCGCCCTGGAGCTTGGGCCTCTCATCATCTTCTTCATCGTCAACAGCAAGTTCGGGATCTTCTACGCCACCGGCGTGCTGATGGTCGGCGTGCTGGTGACGCTCGCCGTCTCCTGGTCGGTGACGCGGCATCTGCCGGCCATGCCGGTTGTGACGGCCGTATTGGTTCTGGTCTTCGGCGGGCTGACCGTCTTCCTGCAGAACGAGACCTTCATCAAGCTGAAGGTGACGATCCTCTATTCGATGTTCGGCGCGACGCTCATCGGCGCGCTCTACTTCGGCAAGCTCCTCCTGCCGATCGTATTCGACATGGCGATCCATATCGACGACGCGGGGTGGCGCAAGCTCACCTGGCGCTGGGGCTTTTTCTTCTTCTTCCTCGCCGGCCTCAACGAGGTGGTGCGGCGTGTCGTCACCACGGACGAGTGGGTGAACTTCAAGGTCTTCGGCATTCTGCCGCTGACGCTTCTCTTCGCCATCGCCCAGGCGCCGCTGATCTTGAAGCACCAGATTCCGGAAGAAGAGGATACGCCGGAATCGGAGTCGCATTTCTAG
- a CDS encoding L,D-transpeptidase — protein sequence MRKRTFFFGCAVWAASAALLVASARANPVITAAPPYPGYYQQQSPLGGGLIEALVGGDPRPVRYAAPPAAYPNPRTQTAAYAPQSVEMERAADPRYMRADVEYSGAEAPGTIVVDTSNKFLYLVHGRGHATRYGIGVGRPGFEWSGVKTVSRKAEWPDWTPPAEMLARRPDLPRHMEGGPANPLGARALYLGSSLYRIHGTNEPHTIGQNVSSGCIRMMNDDVVDLYNHVGVGTRVVVR from the coding sequence ATGCGTAAACGCACCTTCTTTTTCGGCTGCGCGGTTTGGGCCGCGTCCGCCGCGCTTCTTGTCGCCTCGGCTCGGGCAAATCCGGTCATTACCGCCGCGCCGCCCTATCCCGGCTATTATCAGCAGCAGAGTCCGCTCGGCGGCGGTCTGATCGAGGCGCTTGTCGGCGGCGACCCGAGGCCGGTGCGCTACGCCGCGCCGCCGGCGGCCTATCCGAACCCGCGCACGCAAACGGCGGCTTACGCGCCGCAGTCCGTGGAGATGGAGCGCGCGGCCGACCCGAGATATATGCGGGCCGACGTCGAATACAGCGGCGCCGAGGCGCCCGGCACCATCGTCGTCGATACGTCGAACAAGTTCCTCTATCTGGTTCACGGCCGAGGCCACGCCACGCGTTATGGCATCGGCGTGGGCCGGCCGGGCTTCGAGTGGTCTGGCGTCAAGACCGTCAGCCGCAAGGCGGAATGGCCCGATTGGACGCCGCCGGCCGAAATGCTCGCCCGCCGTCCCGACCTGCCGCGTCATATGGAGGGCGGCCCGGCCAATCCGCTCGGCGCCCGCGCGCTCTACCTCGGCTCGTCGCTCTACCGTATTCACGGCACCAATGAGCCACATACGATCGGCCAGAACGTCTCGTCCGGCTGCATCCGCATGATGAACGACGATGTGGTCGACCTTTATAATCACGTGGGCGTGGGCACGCGGGTGGTCGTCCGTTGA
- a CDS encoding oxidoreductase, which yields MPSLIRFLVIVAALVALVYGAMIAVVSFVTPQPREMTYSIPAQRLNK from the coding sequence TTGCCGAGCCTCATCCGCTTTCTCGTGATCGTCGCCGCCCTCGTCGCGCTGGTCTATGGCGCGATGATCGCGGTCGTCTCCTTTGTCACGCCGCAGCCGCGCGAGATGACCTATTCGATCCCGGCGCAGCGCCTGAACAAATAG
- a CDS encoding tyrosine recombinase: MSAPSAALLLDAFLDMQAAERGAAHNTLDAYRRDLTDYTDFLRDQGRGPVGATIEDLRAYLVALDARGMARATVARRRSALRQFHKFLYVDRHRGDDPAAALEGPRLVRNAPGVMSVDEVDRLLATAREGLDDEKRPLRERLRAARLYALLETLYATGLRVSELVSLPKSAARARDPFVTIKGKGGRERLAPLTQRAKRALVDYRKLLEAVSPALAEGPFLFPADSDSGHLTRQAFARELKTLGVAAGLSAAQVHPHALRHAFASHLLQNGADLRVVQELLGHADIATTQIYTHVLDERMRAMVRDLHPLTDESRSE; the protein is encoded by the coding sequence ATGAGCGCTCCGTCCGCCGCGCTTCTGCTCGACGCCTTCCTCGACATGCAGGCGGCCGAACGCGGCGCGGCGCACAACACGCTGGACGCCTATCGGCGCGATCTGACGGACTATACCGATTTCCTTCGCGACCAGGGCCGGGGTCCGGTCGGCGCCACCATCGAGGATTTGCGCGCCTATCTCGTGGCGCTCGACGCGCGCGGTATGGCGCGCGCCACAGTGGCGCGGCGGCGCTCGGCGCTGCGGCAGTTCCACAAATTCCTCTATGTCGACCGCCATCGCGGCGATGATCCGGCCGCTGCGCTGGAAGGTCCCCGGCTGGTGCGCAATGCGCCCGGGGTGATGTCGGTCGACGAGGTCGACCGCCTGCTCGCCACGGCGCGTGAGGGATTGGATGACGAAAAGCGCCCCCTGCGCGAGCGGCTGCGCGCCGCGCGTCTCTACGCGCTTCTGGAGACGCTTTACGCCACCGGACTGCGCGTGTCGGAGCTGGTGTCGCTGCCCAAAAGCGCGGCGCGGGCGCGCGATCCCTTTGTCACGATCAAGGGCAAGGGCGGGCGCGAGCGGCTGGCGCCCTTGACCCAGCGTGCCAAGCGCGCGCTCGTCGATTACCGCAAGCTCCTTGAGGCCGTTTCGCCTGCGCTCGCGGAAGGGCCTTTTCTCTTCCCGGCCGACAGCGACAGCGGTCATCTGACCCGGCAGGCTTTCGCGCGCGAGCTCAAAACGCTCGGCGTCGCGGCCGGATTATCCGCGGCGCAGGTCCATCCGCATGCGCTGCGCCATGCTTTCGCCAGCCACCTGCTGCAGAACGGCGCGGATTTACGGGTGGTGCAGGAGTTGCTCGGCCATGCCGATATTGCGACCACGCAAATCTATACGCATGTGCTCGACGAAAGAATGCGGGCCATGGTTCGCGACCTGCATCCGCTCACTGATGAGTCTCGTTCAGAGTAA
- a CDS encoding bactofilin family protein, with protein sequence MAANAIAGFRPEQENVVYIGAGVTVKGEFSVPDLLVVDGVVEGDVTARGVVVGQSGVIRGHVAAEEADVSGSISDHVEISELLTVRSTGRVEGRVIYREMELEKGAVVTGDLSAMNEERAVARPTPAAKIVPQARAEPVAVAPVGKTSASLERLSEAARAARKSAAKSVASEIAAERRNVLRAPMSSRKGRG encoded by the coding sequence ATGGCTGCCAACGCGATTGCCGGTTTCAGGCCGGAGCAGGAAAACGTCGTCTATATCGGCGCCGGCGTGACGGTGAAGGGCGAGTTCTCCGTTCCCGACCTGCTCGTCGTGGACGGCGTGGTCGAGGGCGACGTCACGGCGCGCGGCGTTGTCGTGGGACAATCGGGCGTGATCCGCGGCCATGTCGCTGCCGAAGAGGCCGACGTTAGCGGCTCGATCAGCGACCATGTCGAAATCTCGGAGCTTCTCACCGTCCGGTCGACCGGCCGCGTCGAGGGGCGGGTGATCTATCGGGAGATGGAGCTGGAGAAGGGCGCCGTCGTCACGGGCGATCTTTCCGCCATGAATGAGGAGCGCGCCGTCGCCAGGCCCACTCCCGCCGCCAAGATCGTGCCGCAGGCTCGCGCCGAGCCGGTTGCGGTTGCGCCGGTCGGGAAGACGAGCGCTTCCCTCGAACGGCTGAGCGAGGCGGCGCGCGCCGCCAGAAAAAGCGCGGCGAAGAGCGTTGCGAGTGAAATCGCCGCCGAGCGCCGCAATGTCTTGCGCGCGCCGATGTCGAGCCGCAAAGGCCGCGGCTGA
- a CDS encoding Ku protein — MAESARTFWKGYLRLALVSIPVRLVAAEKAESEIRFHQVDRNSKQRIRYLKVAPGKGEVKKEDIVLGYEVEPGNYVFMEDEELDSLKLSTRHTIDLLQFVDAEEIEPLYFNRPYYVLPDGEVAEEGYRVLRDALWAKHKVGIGQLTLRGREHLVALFPMGEGQGLVLDTLRYDSELKNADDIFSAIGREKPREDMVQMAEDLIERRSEPFDPAKFRNHYAEALRELVKAKLGRGENVPVEEQVEPGAKVLDFMEALKRSVAASGGGGGEAPPEPPKRGKRPASPPAKKPPAAKSSKAAKAPARRRTG; from the coding sequence ATGGCCGAGTCGGCGCGCACCTTCTGGAAGGGCTATTTGCGTCTGGCCCTTGTCTCCATCCCCGTCCGGCTGGTGGCGGCGGAAAAGGCCGAGTCGGAGATCCGCTTCCACCAGGTCGACCGCAACTCCAAGCAACGCATCCGCTACCTCAAGGTCGCGCCCGGCAAAGGCGAGGTCAAGAAGGAGGACATCGTCCTCGGTTACGAGGTCGAGCCGGGAAATTACGTCTTCATGGAAGACGAGGAGCTTGATTCACTGAAGCTTTCGACGCGGCATACGATCGACCTCCTGCAATTTGTCGACGCCGAGGAGATCGAGCCGCTTTACTTCAATCGGCCTTACTATGTTCTGCCGGACGGCGAAGTCGCCGAGGAGGGCTATCGCGTCCTGCGCGACGCGCTCTGGGCCAAGCATAAGGTCGGCATCGGTCAGCTCACCCTGCGCGGGCGGGAGCATCTCGTCGCCTTGTTCCCAATGGGCGAAGGGCAGGGGCTCGTGCTCGATACGCTGCGCTATGACAGCGAGTTGAAAAACGCAGACGACATCTTCTCCGCGATTGGCCGCGAGAAGCCGCGCGAAGACATGGTGCAGATGGCCGAGGATCTGATCGAACGGCGCAGCGAGCCTTTCGATCCGGCGAAATTCCGCAACCACTATGCCGAAGCCTTGCGCGAGCTTGTGAAGGCGAAGCTCGGGCGCGGCGAGAACGTGCCGGTCGAGGAGCAGGTCGAGCCGGGCGCCAAGGTGCTCGATTTCATGGAGGCGCTGAAACGCTCGGTCGCCGCGAGCGGTGGTGGCGGGGGCGAGGCGCCGCCGGAGCCGCCGAAGAGGGGCAAGCGGCCGGCTTCCCCGCCGGCGAAGAAACCCCCGGCCGCGAAATCCTCCAAGGCTGCGAAGGCGCCGGCGCGGCGTCGGACCGGATAA
- the ligD gene encoding DNA ligase D: MPTRARKDDSALAAYRARRDFSVTPEPKGGVSQGGAARLVVQRHFARREHFDLRLEMDGVLKSWAVARGPSLNPADKRLAVRTEDHPLDYGDFEGLIPKGEYGGGTVMLWEDATFTPQNGDPLEALEKGEIKFLAQGARMKGGWVLVRMKTRDKGENWLLIKERDEYADKDEDLAGQHVTSVTTGRTREEIERGAKAKRVNRVNGDAASLATHTSPLRGGRRPKAAGWGPSRDDDDGAGPHPTPLRGATLPVKGRDKSPEVPRSRAKAAYWSDKPIASAPTPKFIAPQLCETAEQPSSVGDWIFELKYDGYRLELATGVDGARVYTRTGLDWTERFSGLARAAFALPCRNALLDGEAVVFDEKGLSDFAMLVSALEAGRSERVEFVAFDLLMLDEKDLRREPLRKRKEQLEQLLAKSDGAIRYGDYIEGDGQTVFAQATRAGAEGIIAKRGDRPYRSGRFSDWLKIKGDFREDVRIVGYRPSEKGESFASLVAAKETPEGLRYVGRIGTGYDAATRRRLAPLLAKRAKKGNGPKLLAADKIPKGVVLLETPFPAEVRFGGWTLDGQLRQARFLGVREDMTTQAPSQKEPPKLSRITHASRVVFPADGITKGEIAAYYDAVAPRMAPHLADRPISLLRAPETVEELFFQRHPLKGMSKGILTVENEDEPYIALDGALGLHTAAQFGAIEIHGWMSLASDLDRPDRMVFDLDPDEDLPFRDTCKAAADIRDYLKSIGLQSWPLLTGGKGIHIVLPLDRSLTYADTEVFAAGFARGLARQEPQRFVATMSKRRRAGRIFIDWLRNKKSATAILPWSLRARPGVTVAAPLSWKTLTDADSASDFDIKTALGLKDEWRGFFETRQMIAPGALDFIKASGA; the protein is encoded by the coding sequence ATGCCGACGCGCGCCAGGAAGGACGATAGCGCGCTCGCCGCCTATCGCGCCCGGCGCGATTTTTCGGTCACGCCGGAGCCGAAGGGAGGGGTTTCGCAGGGCGGCGCGGCGCGTCTCGTCGTGCAGCGGCATTTCGCGCGGCGCGAGCATTTCGACCTGCGGCTCGAGATGGATGGCGTGCTCAAGAGCTGGGCCGTCGCGCGCGGTCCGTCGTTAAACCCGGCCGACAAGCGTCTGGCTGTCCGCACCGAGGACCATCCGCTCGATTACGGCGATTTCGAAGGGCTGATCCCCAAAGGCGAATATGGCGGCGGGACGGTGATGCTGTGGGAGGACGCGACTTTCACGCCGCAGAATGGCGATCCGCTCGAGGCGCTGGAGAAGGGGGAAATCAAGTTCCTGGCCCAGGGCGCGCGCATGAAGGGCGGCTGGGTTCTGGTGCGCATGAAGACGCGCGACAAAGGGGAAAACTGGCTCCTGATAAAGGAGCGGGACGAATACGCCGATAAGGACGAGGACCTCGCCGGGCAACATGTGACGAGCGTCACGACCGGCCGCACGCGCGAGGAGATCGAACGAGGCGCGAAGGCGAAGCGCGTAAATCGAGTAAATGGGGATGCGGCGTCATTAGCCACCCATACCTCCCCTTTACGGGGAGGTCGGCGGCCGAAGGCCGCCGGGTGGGGTCCAAGCCGCGACGACGATGACGGGGCCGGGCCCCACCCGACCCCGCTTCGCGGGGCCACCCTCCCCGTAAAGGGGAGGGATAAGAGCCCCGAGGTTCCTCGATCACGGGCCAAGGCGGCCTATTGGTCGGACAAGCCCATCGCCTCCGCGCCCACGCCGAAATTCATCGCGCCACAACTCTGCGAGACAGCCGAACAGCCCTCCTCCGTGGGCGACTGGATTTTCGAACTGAAATATGACGGCTACCGGCTGGAGCTTGCGACCGGCGTCGACGGCGCGCGCGTCTATACGCGCACGGGGCTCGACTGGACCGAGCGCTTTTCCGGCCTGGCGCGCGCGGCTTTCGCGCTGCCCTGTCGCAATGCGCTTCTCGACGGCGAGGCGGTCGTCTTCGACGAGAAGGGGCTCTCCGATTTCGCCATGCTGGTCTCGGCGCTGGAAGCCGGACGCAGCGAGCGCGTCGAGTTCGTCGCGTTCGATCTGCTGATGCTGGACGAGAAGGATCTGCGCCGCGAACCATTGCGGAAACGCAAGGAGCAGCTCGAGCAGCTTCTCGCCAAAAGCGACGGCGCCATTCGCTATGGCGATTATATCGAAGGCGACGGGCAGACTGTCTTTGCGCAGGCGACGCGCGCCGGCGCGGAAGGGATCATCGCAAAACGCGGGGACAGGCCCTATCGCAGCGGGCGCTTTTCGGATTGGCTGAAGATCAAGGGCGACTTTCGCGAGGACGTGCGGATCGTCGGCTACCGCCCTTCCGAGAAGGGCGAGTCATTCGCCTCGCTCGTCGCCGCGAAAGAAACGCCGGAGGGGCTGCGTTATGTCGGACGCATCGGCACGGGCTATGACGCGGCCACAAGGCGCAGGCTCGCGCCTCTATTGGCCAAGCGCGCGAAAAAGGGCAACGGCCCAAAGCTCCTTGCGGCGGACAAGATTCCAAAAGGCGTCGTGCTGCTCGAAACGCCTTTTCCGGCGGAAGTGCGCTTCGGCGGCTGGACGTTGGATGGGCAATTGCGGCAGGCGCGCTTTCTCGGCGTGCGGGAAGACATGACGACGCAAGCGCCCTCGCAAAAGGAGCCGCCGAAGCTCTCGCGCATCACTCATGCGAGCCGCGTCGTCTTTCCCGCCGATGGGATCACCAAGGGCGAGATCGCCGCCTATTACGACGCCGTTGCGCCGCGCATGGCGCCCCATCTCGCCGATCGGCCGATCAGCCTGTTGCGCGCGCCGGAGACGGTCGAGGAGCTGTTCTTCCAGCGCCATCCGCTGAAAGGGATGAGCAAGGGCATTCTTACCGTCGAGAATGAAGACGAGCCCTATATTGCGCTCGACGGCGCGCTTGGCCTGCATACGGCGGCGCAATTCGGCGCCATTGAAATTCACGGCTGGATGTCGCTTGCAAGTGATCTCGACCGCCCGGATCGGATGGTTTTCGATCTCGATCCGGATGAGGACCTGCCCTTTCGCGACACCTGCAAAGCCGCTGCGGATATTCGTGATTATCTGAAGTCGATTGGTCTGCAATCCTGGCCGCTGCTGACGGGGGGCAAGGGCATTCATATCGTGCTGCCGCTCGATCGCTCGCTGACTTACGCCGATACGGAAGTCTTTGCGGCGGGCTTTGCACGCGGCCTCGCGCGTCAGGAGCCTCAACGCTTCGTCGCGACAATGAGCAAGCGGCGCCGGGCTGGGCGCATCTTCATCGATTGGCTGCGTAACAAAAAATCGGCGACGGCGATCCTGCCGTGGTCGCTGCGCGCCCGCCCCGGCGTGACGGTGGCGGCGCCTCTGTCATGGAAGACGCTGACGGACGCAGATAGCGCCAGCGACTTCGACATCAAAACCGCGCTCGGCTTGAAGGATGAGTGGCGCGGGTTCTTCGAGACGCGGCAGATGATTGCGCCTGGGGCGCTGGATTTTATAAAGGCGAGCGGCGCCTGA